In a single window of the Nicotiana tomentosiformis chromosome 10, ASM39032v3, whole genome shotgun sequence genome:
- the LOC104104272 gene encoding protein NRT1/ PTR FAMILY 2.13: MEDKNNQMKKSSSLNLSLPSPENGIYDEEKQSSSSDSPSKTSKRKPGGWRAMPYVLGNETFERLASIGLLANFMQFLLTVFHMDQVAASNVLNIWSGVTNFIPLLGAFLSDAYIGRFWTIAFASVFEMMGMLTLTFIPWLSQLHPPPCNPQVSQHCKGPNKSQLGFLVMGLGFLSIGSGGIRPCSIPFGVDQFDSTTDEGRKGIASFFNWYYTSFTVVLIIALTLVVYIQDSVSWVIGFGIPTVLMFLSLILFFIGTRVYVYVKPEGSIFSGIVQVFVAMHKKRKLKLFDERQSNGVFYDPPLPKGSIVKKLPLTNKFRSLNKAAIVMEGEINTNGTPTNTWRLCSIQQIEEVKCLLKIIPVWATGIICFTAMAQQGTFTMSQALKMDRHLGPKFQIPAGTLSVISMITIGIWLPIYDRLIVPSIRKITRIEGGITLLQRIGIGMVFSILSMVVAGQIEKVRRNSAIMHGSGDGIAPITVMWLAPQLILMGFAEAFNIIGQIEFYNKEFPENMSSLANSLFSCTVAGASYLSSFLVNILHNTTGGHGHPDWLTKDINEGRVENYYYLIAGLGVLNLFWFIYVARRYQYKTRLEVDDGIKLYSEVHELEEMKY, from the exons ATGGAGGACAAGAATAACCAGATGAAAAAGtcatcatctttaaatttatcaTTGCCATCGCCTGAAAATGGTATCTATGACGAGGAAAAACAAAGCTCCAGCAGTGATTCTCCGTCCAAAACAAGCAAGAGAAAACCTGGTGGATGGAGGGCTATGCCTTATGTTCTAG GAAATGAGACATTTGAGAGATTAGCATCAATAGGGCTATTGGCAAACTTCATGCAGTTTTTATTAACAGTGTTTCATATGGATCAAGTGGCTGCTTCCAATGTTCTAAATATATGGTCTGGTGTTACTAATTTCATACCATTGCTCGGTGCTTTCCTTTCCGATGCATATATCGGTCGATTTTGGACTATTGCTTTTGCCTCCGTTTTTGAAATGATG GGAATGCTGACATTGACCTTCATACCTTGGTTATCTCAGCTACACCCCCCTCCCTGCAATCCACAAGTGAGCCAACACTGCAAGGGCCCAAACAAATCACAATTGGGCTTTTTGGTAATGGGCCTAGGATTCTTGTCCATTGGGTCTGGTGGAATAAGGCCCTGTAGCATCCCATTTGGTGTTGACCAATTTGATTCAACAACTGATGAAGGAAGAAAAGGAATTGCTAGCTTCTTTAATTGGTATTACACTTCATTTACAGTGGTTCTGATCATTGCACTTACTCTGGTGGTATACATTCAAGATTCTGTGAGTTGGGTAATAGGTTTTGGTATTCCTACAGTGCTCATGTTCTTGtctctcattttatttttcaTCGGGACACGAGTGTACGTTTATGTGAAGCCCGAAGGAAGCATTTTCTCGGGCATTGTTCAGGTTTTTGTCGCGATGCACAAAAAACGTAAGCTTAAGCTTTTTGATGAGCGGCAAAGTAACGGGGTTTTCTATGATCCCCCGTTACCGAAAGGGTCCATTGTGAAGAAACTCCCTTTAACCAATAAGTTCAG GTCTTTGAATAAAGCGGCTATAGTGATGGAGGGTGAAATTAATACTAATGGTACTCCTACAAATACCTGGAGATTATGCAGTATCCAACAAATAGAAGAAGTAAAATGTCTTCTAAAAATAATCCCAGTTTGGGCAACAGGTATCATATGTTTCACAGCCATGGCACAACAAGGCACCTTCACAATGTCACAAGCTCTAAAAATGGACCGTCATCTCGGCCCCAAGTTTCAAATCCCAGCGGGTACACTCTCTGTTATATCGATGATCACAATAGGTATATGGTTACCAATCTACGACCGACTCATCGTTCCATCCATTAGAAAAATCACAAGAATTGAAGGTGGAATCACATTGTTACAAAGAATTGGAATTGGGATGGTTTTTTCAATTTTGTCTATGGTAGTAGCAGGGCAAATTGAGAAAGTGAGAAGAAATTCAGCTATAATGCATGGTAGTGGAGATGGAATTGCACCTATTACAGTAATGTGGTTAGCTCCACAATTAATACTAATGGGATTTGCTGAGGCTTTTAACATTATTGGCCAAATTGAGTTTTACAATAAGGAGTTTCCTGAGAATATGAGTAGTTTGGCTAATTCTTTGTTTTCTTGCACAGTGGCTGGTGCAAGTTATTTAAGCAGTTTTTTGGTAAACATTTTGCATAATACTACAGGGGGACATGGACATCCAGATTGGTTAACAAAGGATATTAATGAAGGTAGAGTTGAGAATTACTACTACCTAATTGCAGGATTAGGAGTGTTGAACTTGTTCTGGTTCATATACGTTGCTCGTCGATATCAGTATAAGACTAGATTAGAAGTTGATGATGGAATTAAGCTTTATTCTGAGGTTCATGAACTTGAGGAAATGAAGTATTAA